From the Streptomyces pluripotens genome, one window contains:
- the gcl gene encoding glyoxylate carboligase: MARMTAARAAVEILKREGVTDAFGVPGAAINPFYKALKEGGGIDHTLARHVEGASHMAEGFTRAEPGNIGVCIGTSGPAGTDMITGLYSAMGDSVPILCITGQAPTNVIHKEDFQAVDIASIAKPVTKMAVTVLEAAQVPGVFQQAFHLMRSGRPGPVLIDLPIDVQLTEIEFDPETYEPLPIYRPTATRAQIEKAFSFLLAAERPVIVAGGGIIGADASGLLAEFAELTRTPVIPTLMGWGALPDDHELNAGMAGVQTSHRYGNANFLESDFVLGIGNRWANRHTGYKLDVYRRGRKFVHVDVEPTQIGKIFPPDYGVVSDAKAALQLFIEVARELKAEGRLPDRGDWVAATQERKATLQRRTHFDDVPMKPQRVYEEMNRAFGPETRYVTTIGLSQIAGAQMLHVYKPRHWINCGQAGPLGWTIPAAIGVAKADPDSPVVALSGDYDFQFLIEELAVAAQHKIPYVHVLVNNAYLGLIRQAQLGLDINFQVNLEFENINTPELGVYGVDHVKVAEGLGCKAIRVTEPDQLGAAFEEAKKLAAEYQIPVVVEAILERITNISMSRTMDISDISEFEELATEPGHAPTAVRPLKV; encoded by the coding sequence ATGGCTCGTATGACCGCTGCCCGCGCGGCAGTTGAGATCCTCAAGCGCGAGGGCGTCACCGACGCCTTCGGCGTGCCGGGCGCGGCGATCAACCCCTTCTACAAGGCGCTCAAGGAAGGGGGCGGCATCGACCACACCCTCGCCCGCCACGTCGAGGGTGCCTCGCACATGGCGGAGGGCTTCACGCGAGCCGAGCCGGGCAACATCGGTGTGTGCATCGGCACGTCCGGCCCGGCCGGCACGGACATGATCACCGGCCTGTACTCCGCCATGGGTGACTCGGTCCCGATCTTGTGCATCACCGGCCAGGCGCCGACGAACGTGATCCACAAGGAGGACTTCCAGGCCGTGGACATCGCCTCGATCGCCAAGCCGGTGACCAAGATGGCGGTCACCGTCCTGGAGGCGGCACAGGTCCCCGGCGTCTTCCAGCAGGCCTTCCACCTGATGCGCTCAGGTCGCCCGGGCCCGGTGCTGATCGACCTGCCGATCGATGTCCAGCTGACCGAGATCGAGTTCGACCCGGAGACCTACGAGCCACTACCGATCTACCGCCCCACTGCAACCCGGGCCCAGATCGAGAAGGCGTTCTCCTTCCTGCTCGCCGCCGAGCGTCCGGTGATCGTCGCCGGCGGAGGCATCATCGGGGCCGACGCCTCCGGTCTGCTGGCCGAGTTCGCCGAGCTGACCCGGACCCCGGTCATCCCGACCCTGATGGGTTGGGGGGCGCTGCCCGACGACCACGAACTCAACGCGGGCATGGCCGGCGTCCAGACCTCGCACCGCTACGGCAACGCCAACTTCCTGGAGTCCGACTTCGTCCTCGGCATCGGCAACCGCTGGGCCAACCGGCACACCGGCTACAAACTCGACGTCTACCGCCGGGGCCGGAAGTTCGTCCACGTGGACGTCGAGCCCACCCAGATCGGCAAGATCTTCCCGCCGGACTACGGAGTCGTCTCCGACGCGAAGGCCGCCCTGCAACTGTTCATCGAGGTCGCCAGGGAACTGAAGGCCGAGGGCAGGCTCCCGGACCGCGGCGACTGGGTGGCGGCCACCCAGGAGCGGAAGGCCACCCTCCAGCGCCGTACGCACTTTGACGACGTCCCGATGAAGCCGCAGCGCGTCTACGAGGAGATGAACAGGGCCTTCGGCCCCGAGACGCGGTACGTCACCACCATCGGTCTCTCCCAGATCGCCGGTGCGCAGATGCTGCACGTCTACAAGCCGCGCCACTGGATCAACTGCGGCCAGGCCGGCCCGTTGGGCTGGACCATCCCGGCCGCCATCGGTGTGGCCAAGGCCGACCCGGACTCCCCGGTCGTCGCGCTCTCCGGCGACTACGACTTCCAGTTCCTGATCGAGGAACTCGCGGTCGCTGCGCAGCACAAGATCCCCTACGTCCACGTCCTGGTGAACAACGCCTACCTCGGCCTGATCCGCCAGGCGCAGCTCGGGCTGGACATCAACTTCCAGGTCAACCTGGAGTTCGAGAACATCAACACGCCCGAACTGGGCGTCTACGGCGTGGACCACGTCAAGGTCGCCGAGGGGCTGGGCTGCAAGGCGATCCGGGTCACCGAGCCGGACCAGCTGGGCGCCGCCTTCGAGGAGGCCAAGAAACTGGCCGCCGAGTACCAGATCCCGGTCGTCGTCGAGGCGATCCTGGAGCGGATCACCAACATCTCGATGAGTCGCACCATGGACATCAGCGACATCTCCGAGTTCGAGGAACTCGCCACCGAGCCCGGTCACGCTCCCACGGCGGTCCGGCCGCTGAAGGTCTGA
- a CDS encoding TIGR04222 domain-containing membrane protein — MESTTSLPADPHAIALLRGGARAAVTVAVLGLHLRGAVEAGRGTLRTSGPVPRESAPTLARAVHATLHRPAGLRQLLDRRGVRDALAGLRGELGTAGLLRTVLPGPTFRARRALKDLRGGHPLPAHRYGLSVEDKLLLVALHGDKALSALAPRFTREAGLTDQGPAGPELRRPPRDGGDGSAGGSGPV; from the coding sequence ATGGAGAGTACGACGTCGCTGCCGGCCGACCCGCACGCGATCGCACTGTTGCGCGGCGGTGCCCGGGCCGCCGTGACGGTGGCGGTGCTGGGACTGCATCTGCGGGGCGCCGTCGAGGCGGGCCGCGGCACGCTGCGGACGTCCGGCCCGGTCCCCCGGGAGTCCGCGCCCACCCTGGCCAGGGCCGTCCATGCCACACTGCACCGGCCCGCCGGCCTACGGCAGTTGCTGGACCGGCGGGGCGTCCGGGATGCGCTGGCGGGGCTACGCGGAGAACTGGGCACGGCCGGTCTGCTGCGGACCGTCCTGCCCGGGCCCACGTTCCGGGCCCGCCGGGCCCTGAAGGACCTACGCGGCGGACATCCGCTGCCCGCCCACCGCTACGGTCTGTCCGTGGAGGACAAGCTGCTCCTGGTCGCCCTGCACGGTGACAAGGCGCTGTCCGCCCTGGCACCCCGCTTCACCCGTGAGGCGGGCCTGACGGACCAGGGCCCCGCCGGACCCGAGCTGCGCCGGCCCCCACGCGACGGGGGCGACGGGAGCGCAGGCGGCTCCGGCCCGGTGTGA